One Streptosporangium sp. NBC_01495 DNA window includes the following coding sequences:
- a CDS encoding M14 family metallopeptidase: MSTPAAAVPDPPAGDDGVRVYVGELTPQQLDALLKSGVDREELRFTKSADGKKVTVEAILGAAQAEQLRKVGLGLKVQRSAAASRQAAKGDGVFKPYGGAGGIREQIVNAANAKPNIAKVVDLGTTVKGQPLTAIKVTKNARQLRDGARKAVLYMSAQHAREWITPEMNRRLLLHYLNGYGTNPEITQLVDNVELWFIPVSNPDGYDHSFTGDNRLWRKNLRDNNGDGQLTSADGVDLNRNFDYKWGYDNEGSSDNPASQTYRGPKAQSEPETMAVDTLAKKVDFTYILNYHSAAQLLLYGVGWQQATPSPDDLIFEALLGDDATPAVPGYDPDIGAELYTTNGETDGHMTNKRGALTITPEMTTCEVAVESVPDDEWTLADCAGGSGFTFPDSEALIQAEFAKNVPLAVDLAKSVKNPDSPVSPVNRTVPDFRPDSFTVSYGDPQPVAVTMRRSLSAKQLRFRINGGPVRVRDLKEWDGGERYGDENDLYFAEYRSKVEGAKPGDRVEVWFTGHKPGTGTVESQRFTYKLEKKSNAKVLVVANEDYTGFNPDYPASVTAPKYAAQYRQALQTAGYSSETWDVDAQGVPHHLGVLSHFKAVAWYLGDDRLAMDAQDVETDTPFGPLPDMDVKRQQQDLTISVRDYLNEGGKLLYTGETAGYYGFFGTSLGGIYYGLDSAPDSDCVITSQDGFFEECLILADDFAQYYLGVYGRNPRVGPTGFTGSGSAMNGTSGTFGGQALADNPLDEAGTLQVTSDTLPPAQFPQFRSEASADYIGATGPFDPAEGDWYVAGPHTDDAYKRLTRTVDLATVTAAQQPKLQFQLSYNTEQSYDNVIVEAHTVGQDNWTTLPDLNGGTATDVPAECEVGFLLDEHPWLLRYLTPGNPCTPTGTTGAWNAFTGDSDGWQQVAFDLSAYAGQQVEVSISYVTDPGTGGVGAFVDDTRITTTGGQLAAEGFESGLGAWAIPGPPPGSPAGAGDFARAQADKTAAVSTKDSVFLGFGLEQVANPAERAATIKKIMKYLVG; encoded by the coding sequence GTGAGCACACCCGCGGCGGCGGTACCCGATCCACCCGCCGGTGACGACGGAGTACGCGTCTACGTCGGCGAGCTCACCCCGCAGCAGCTGGACGCGCTGCTGAAGTCGGGCGTCGACCGCGAGGAACTGCGGTTCACCAAGTCCGCGGACGGCAAGAAGGTCACCGTCGAGGCGATCCTCGGCGCGGCCCAGGCGGAGCAGCTCCGCAAGGTGGGACTCGGTCTGAAGGTCCAGCGGTCCGCGGCGGCCAGCAGGCAGGCGGCCAAGGGGGACGGCGTCTTCAAGCCGTACGGCGGCGCGGGAGGCATCCGCGAGCAGATCGTCAACGCGGCGAACGCCAAGCCGAACATCGCCAAGGTCGTCGACCTCGGCACCACGGTCAAGGGGCAGCCGCTCACCGCGATCAAGGTGACCAAGAACGCGCGGCAGCTCAGGGACGGGGCGCGCAAGGCCGTGCTCTACATGTCCGCCCAGCACGCCCGTGAGTGGATCACCCCGGAGATGAACCGGAGGCTCCTGCTCCACTATCTGAACGGCTACGGCACCAACCCCGAGATCACCCAGCTGGTCGACAACGTCGAGCTCTGGTTCATCCCGGTGTCCAACCCCGACGGCTACGACCACAGCTTCACCGGCGACAACCGCCTCTGGCGCAAGAACCTCCGCGACAACAACGGCGACGGCCAGCTCACCAGCGCCGACGGCGTCGACCTGAACCGTAACTTCGACTACAAGTGGGGCTACGACAACGAGGGCTCCTCCGACAACCCGGCCAGCCAGACCTACCGGGGCCCGAAGGCGCAGTCCGAGCCGGAGACCATGGCCGTCGACACCCTCGCCAAGAAGGTCGACTTCACCTACATCCTCAACTACCACTCGGCCGCCCAGCTGCTGCTGTACGGCGTCGGCTGGCAGCAGGCCACCCCCTCTCCCGACGACCTCATCTTCGAGGCGCTGCTCGGCGACGACGCGACGCCCGCCGTGCCCGGCTACGACCCCGACATCGGCGCCGAGCTCTACACGACCAACGGCGAGACCGACGGTCACATGACCAACAAGCGCGGCGCACTGACGATCACGCCGGAGATGACCACCTGCGAGGTGGCGGTCGAGAGCGTGCCGGACGACGAGTGGACGCTCGCCGACTGCGCGGGCGGCTCGGGCTTCACCTTCCCCGACAGCGAGGCCCTGATCCAGGCGGAGTTCGCCAAGAACGTCCCGCTCGCGGTCGACCTCGCCAAGTCCGTGAAGAACCCCGACAGCCCGGTCTCCCCGGTGAACCGCACGGTTCCCGACTTCCGGCCCGACAGCTTCACCGTCTCGTACGGCGACCCGCAGCCGGTGGCCGTGACCATGCGACGCTCCCTGTCGGCCAAGCAACTGCGCTTCCGGATCAACGGCGGCCCCGTGCGCGTGCGCGACCTCAAGGAGTGGGACGGCGGCGAGCGGTACGGCGACGAGAACGACCTGTACTTCGCCGAGTACCGCTCCAAGGTCGAGGGCGCCAAACCGGGGGACAGGGTCGAGGTCTGGTTCACCGGCCACAAACCCGGCACCGGGACCGTGGAGAGCCAGCGCTTCACGTACAAGCTGGAGAAGAAGTCCAACGCCAAGGTGCTCGTCGTGGCGAACGAGGACTACACCGGCTTCAACCCCGACTACCCGGCGTCGGTGACCGCGCCGAAGTACGCCGCGCAGTACAGGCAGGCGCTGCAGACCGCCGGATACTCCTCGGAGACGTGGGACGTCGACGCCCAGGGCGTGCCGCACCACCTCGGGGTGCTCAGCCACTTCAAGGCGGTGGCCTGGTACCTCGGTGACGACCGGCTCGCGATGGACGCCCAGGACGTGGAGACCGACACCCCGTTCGGCCCGCTTCCCGACATGGACGTCAAGCGGCAGCAGCAGGACCTGACCATCTCCGTCCGCGACTACCTCAACGAGGGAGGCAAACTGCTCTACACCGGGGAGACCGCCGGATACTACGGTTTCTTCGGCACCAGCCTCGGCGGCATCTACTACGGCCTGGACAGCGCACCGGACTCCGACTGCGTCATCACCAGCCAGGACGGCTTCTTCGAGGAGTGCCTCATCCTCGCCGACGACTTCGCCCAGTACTACCTCGGCGTCTACGGCCGCAACCCGCGCGTCGGGCCGACCGGGTTCACCGGCAGCGGTTCCGCGATGAACGGCACGAGCGGCACCTTCGGCGGCCAGGCGCTCGCCGACAACCCGCTGGACGAGGCGGGCACCCTGCAAGTGACCAGCGACACGCTGCCACCCGCGCAGTTCCCGCAGTTCAGGAGCGAGGCCTCGGCCGACTACATCGGGGCGACCGGTCCGTTCGACCCGGCCGAGGGCGACTGGTACGTGGCGGGCCCGCACACCGACGACGCGTACAAGAGACTGACGCGCACCGTCGACCTCGCGACCGTCACCGCCGCGCAGCAGCCCAAGCTGCAGTTCCAGCTCTCGTACAACACCGAGCAGAGCTATGACAACGTCATCGTCGAGGCGCACACGGTCGGCCAGGACAACTGGACGACCCTGCCCGACCTCAACGGCGGCACCGCGACCGACGTCCCGGCCGAGTGCGAGGTCGGCTTCCTGCTGGACGAGCACCCGTGGCTGCTGCGCTACCTGACGCCGGGCAACCCCTGCACGCCGACCGGGACCACCGGTGCCTGGAACGCCTTCACCGGCGACTCCGACGGCTGGCAGCAGGTGGCCTTCGACCTGTCCGCGTACGCGGGCCAGCAGGTCGAGGTGTCGATCAGCTACGTGACCGACCCCGGTACCGGCGGCGTCGGCGCGTTCGTGGACGACACCAGGATCACCACCACCGGTGGCCAGCTCGCCGCCGAGGGCTTCGAGTCCGGTCTCGGCGCCTGGGCGATCCCCGGACCGCCCCCGGGCAGCCCGGCGGGCGCCGGTGACTTCGCCAGGGCCCAGGCCGACAAGACGGCGGCCGTCTCGACGAAGGACTCCGTGTTCCTCGGCTTCGGCCTGGAGCAGGTGGCCAACCCGGCCGAGCGCGCCGCCACCATCAAGAAGATCATGAAGTACCTGGTCGGGTAA
- a CDS encoding serine/threonine-protein kinase, with protein sequence MTAYGLPPVLGLEPSDPTVLGPYRIAGRLGKGGMGTVYLAEGASGPVAIKVINTNLAADPEFVARFKNEVAAARKVSRFCTAPVLDARLEGEPLWVVTEYVAGPDLARMLRDHGTLSGANLEGLAVGVALALTAIHGAGIVHRDLKPANVLLSPLGPRVIDFGIARALDANGGQTSTGRVIGTPDYMAPERFSGGTSGPPADIFAWGCVVVAAATGKSPFAARSMPEVLFRVPDLEDLEPGLRDLVRASLDKDPAARPTAQNLVSGLAGRNNAEDTAKLADTLRLNLFGLLPPTVRVTDPAEREAGRTPPWFRRRPVVVGGAAAGALLLAVAAVIGIRALPQGPPVSTDVLYRDDFGNDRSGWFNEGTRVDTSRGYTGDGRYTLATDTSNGNRWVDAPVNAEPPERALVTVRINITGGTSWGAWTGVTCDYKLDDEHLHYYTLEIRPDGRARIRKTTSVTAWDMTSDLLTPAFSKEKATLRAECSRDGGEVRLALWVDDRLVAEAVDEDAGGAKGRPRFGLTAGKFPGNSTETRVYFDDFEIGRLP encoded by the coding sequence GTGACGGCATACGGACTTCCCCCCGTGCTCGGTCTCGAACCCTCCGACCCGACCGTGCTCGGTCCCTATCGCATCGCCGGGCGCCTGGGCAAGGGCGGGATGGGCACGGTCTACCTCGCCGAGGGGGCGTCAGGGCCGGTAGCGATCAAGGTGATCAACACGAATCTGGCTGCCGACCCGGAGTTCGTGGCGCGGTTCAAGAACGAGGTGGCCGCGGCGCGGAAGGTCAGCCGGTTCTGCACCGCTCCGGTCCTGGACGCCCGGCTGGAGGGTGAACCGCTCTGGGTCGTGACGGAGTACGTCGCCGGGCCCGACCTCGCTCGCATGCTGCGCGACCACGGCACGCTGAGCGGGGCCAACCTGGAGGGGCTGGCCGTCGGGGTGGCGCTCGCGCTCACCGCGATCCACGGCGCGGGAATCGTGCACCGGGACCTCAAGCCCGCCAACGTGCTGCTGTCACCGCTGGGCCCCAGGGTGATCGACTTCGGCATCGCCCGTGCCCTGGACGCGAACGGCGGACAGACCTCGACGGGCCGCGTCATCGGTACCCCCGACTACATGGCTCCCGAGCGGTTCTCCGGAGGAACGTCGGGCCCGCCCGCCGACATCTTCGCCTGGGGTTGCGTGGTGGTCGCCGCCGCGACGGGGAAATCCCCCTTCGCCGCCCGGAGCATGCCCGAGGTGCTCTTCCGGGTCCCGGACCTGGAGGACCTCGAACCGGGCCTGCGTGATCTGGTGAGGGCCTCGCTCGACAAGGACCCCGCGGCCCGGCCAACCGCCCAGAACCTGGTGTCCGGCCTGGCCGGACGGAACAACGCGGAGGACACCGCCAAACTGGCGGACACGCTGCGGCTGAACCTCTTCGGCCTGCTCCCGCCGACCGTGCGGGTGACGGACCCGGCGGAGCGGGAAGCGGGCCGGACGCCGCCGTGGTTCCGGCGGCGTCCAGTGGTCGTGGGCGGCGCGGCGGCTGGAGCTCTCCTGCTGGCGGTGGCCGCCGTGATCGGGATCCGTGCGCTCCCTCAGGGTCCGCCCGTGAGCACCGACGTGCTGTACCGGGACGACTTCGGCAACGACAGGTCCGGCTGGTTCAACGAGGGAACGCGGGTGGACACGTCCCGCGGTTACACCGGGGACGGCCGCTACACGCTGGCCACCGACACCTCCAACGGCAACCGCTGGGTTGATGCGCCTGTCAACGCGGAGCCTCCCGAGCGCGCGCTGGTCACCGTCCGGATCAACATCACCGGCGGAACGTCCTGGGGCGCCTGGACCGGGGTCACCTGTGACTACAAACTCGACGACGAGCATCTTCACTACTACACCCTGGAGATCCGTCCAGACGGGCGTGCGAGGATCCGCAAGACCACCAGCGTGACCGCGTGGGACATGACGTCCGACCTCCTCACGCCCGCCTTCTCCAAGGAGAAGGCGACGCTCCGGGCCGAGTGCTCCCGGGACGGGGGCGAGGTGCGCCTGGCGCTCTGGGTGGACGACCGTCTCGTGGCCGAGGCCGTGGACGAGGACGCGGGCGGGGCCAAAGGCAGACCCCGGTTCGGGCTCACCGCGGGAAAGTTTCCAGGGAATTCCACGGAGACCCGGGTGTACTTCGACGACTTCGAGATCGGCCGGCTTCCCTGA
- a CDS encoding peptidase inhibitor family I36 protein yields MIDHIKITNTGRIYVTWTKKAATAASALLFAMGGMSVTASPAAADGPCPAKRLCIYDLINFEGNRIASGSTNACFEIDDFAFDREIRSYDNNLSVDAAVWHRSVYTGLWTKERTLVANKFSSDIARFNVGGTRNAQVCMGPSAYPSL; encoded by the coding sequence GTGATCGACCACATCAAGATCACAAACACGGGGAGAATCTACGTGACGTGGACGAAGAAAGCAGCGACCGCCGCATCGGCACTGCTCTTCGCGATGGGGGGCATGTCGGTGACGGCGTCGCCCGCCGCCGCCGATGGCCCTTGCCCGGCGAAACGGCTCTGCATCTACGACCTGATCAACTTCGAAGGCAACCGGATCGCCAGCGGAAGCACCAATGCCTGCTTCGAGATAGACGACTTCGCGTTCGACCGCGAGATTCGCTCGTACGACAACAACCTGTCGGTGGACGCGGCCGTTTGGCACCGTAGCGTATACACCGGGCTCTGGACCAAGGAGCGCACGCTGGTGGCCAACAAGTTCAGCAGCGACATCGCCCGCTTCAACGTGGGCGGGACCCGGAACGCCCAGGTGTGTATGGGGCCATCGGCCTACCCGTCCCTCTGA
- a CDS encoding peptidase inhibitor family I36 protein, with product MIDHIKITNTGRIYVTWTKKAATAASALLFAAGGMLVTASPAAADGPCPANRLCIWDQPGFGGDRIMTGSTNACFSMRFYGPFDVIQSYDNNLSVDAVVWHTGAATGNWYEARTLVKGGFSSNIGVSGLGAGYSSKLCMGNASPL from the coding sequence GTGATCGACCACATCAAGATCACAAACACGGGGAGAATCTACGTGACGTGGACGAAGAAAGCAGCGACCGCCGCATCGGCACTGCTCTTCGCGGCGGGGGGCATGCTGGTGACGGCGTCGCCCGCCGCCGCCGACGGCCCTTGCCCGGCGAACCGGCTCTGCATCTGGGACCAGCCTGGCTTCGGCGGCGACCGGATCATGACCGGAAGCACCAATGCCTGTTTCTCGATGAGATTTTACGGCCCGTTCGACGTGATCCAGTCATACGACAACAACCTGTCGGTGGACGCGGTCGTCTGGCACACTGGCGCAGCCACCGGGAACTGGTACGAGGCGCGCACGCTGGTGAAGGGCGGGTTCAGCAGCAACATCGGCGTCTCCGGACTGGGCGCGGGCTACAGTTCCAAGCTGTGCATGGGGAACGCGTCCCCGCTCTAG